AGGCCATGACCGGCCCCAAATCGGAACCACCGATACCAATGTTGACGATGTTAACAATGCGTTTACCGGTATGCCCCTTCCACGCGCCTGAGCGAACGCGATTGGCGAAATCGGTCATACGGTCGAGAACCGCATGGACTTCGGGAACAACGTTTTCGCCATCCACCTCGATCTTCGCATCGCGGGGTGCCCGCAGTGCCACGTGCAGCACGGCCCGATCTTCGGTGAGATTGATCTTCTTGCCGCCGAACATCGCATCGATTCGCTCTCGCAGGCCAGATTCTTCGGCCAGCTCGACCAACAGCTTCAATGTTTCCGCAGTGACGCGATTCTTCGAGTAGTCGAGAAAAAGCCCTACCGCTTCGGTCGACATTTGCTCGCCACGCTGCGGGTCGTCCGCGAACATCTGCCGCATGTGCAGGTTGCGGATCGCTTCGTAATGAGCAGTAAGCTTTTTCCAGGCTTGACGATCCGAAAGGGATTGGGTCTGAGCGTTCACAGTATTCTCCTGAGTAGGCAAATCTCTAGCACGCACGAGGTATCGTCACCAGGCGGCTTGTTTTATTTTGGGGATCTTCCGGCCCTTTGCGAATTTATCCGGCAAGAGGCTGGCAGTGATACCTGATATTGTACGGTTTGAGGAAAACATTCCGAAACCAGGGCAACGTTAAGAATATTCAGCGAAGCCAGATTCCTCACACGGCACATACCATAGCAGCAACGATAGCAATTCTCTGCTTTCCCCATCACTGCGGTGGTAAATGAGGGGGACTTCTCTTTTCTGACGATCCGCTAAACTGAGGGCAAACGACCAACACGACTTGATGCTGGCTAATTCTTTGTGAGGGCGGTCATTATGATGCAACTCGGTTTTGTTAGCGCAATCCTCCCCGAAGCCGATCTGGAACAAGTCTTTGTCACAGCCGCCGCTTATGACTACGACTGCGTCGAGGTTGCTTGCTGGCCTTTTTCGGGGCCTGATCAAAAGTTCGGTGGAACGGCCCATATCGATGTCGCGAATCTCAACGCGACTTATCGAGAAGAAATCAAGCATCTGATCCACAAGTACGAGGTGCAAATCAGTGCGTTGGCCTATTACCCGAATCCTCTTTCGCCCAACCCTGAAGAAGCGAAGGTAGCTTCCGAGCATATACGCCAAGTGATTGTGGCCGCTGCCGTACTGGGAATCGGGCAGATGAACACCTTCATCGGGCGTGATCCTGCTCAGACCGTCGACGCCAATTGGCCCCGCATGCTCGATACTTGGGGACCACTGGTCGAGTACGCCGCGCAGCACGAAGTGAAAATCGGCATCGAGAACTGCCCGATGCTATTCAACGATCAGCAGTGGCCAGGGGGCTTAAATCTGGCAACGACGCCGGCTATCTGGCGACGTCTGTTTCAAGATCTGCCGAGCCCCAATTTAGGACTCAACTACGATCCATCCCATTTGGTGTGGCAGCAAATTGATTATCTTTACCCCATGCGCGAGTTCGCTTCTCGGCTGTTCCATGTGCATGCCAAAGATACCCGCGTTGATTGGCACGCACTAAAGGACGCCGGCATCTTTGCCTTGCCTCCCCACTTCCACGCCGACAAATTACCCGGCCTTGGGGACGTCGACTGGGGCAGCTTTATTGCCACGCTGGGCAATGTGGGCTACCGGGGCCCGGTCTGTGTGGAAGTGGAAGACGCCACCTACGAAGGCTCACTCGACGACCGCTACTTGGCGCTTAAGCACAGTAGCCACTACCTGAGAAACTTCATCCCTCGCCGCTACCCTAAGAATCCCTCGCGAAAGTAAAGCTTTCATGCAATATCGCTATGAAGACCTGGCCAAGATGATCGATCACGCTCTGCTGCATCCCACGCTGACCGACGCCGAGTTGGAAGCAGGATGCCAGGCTGCGATCACGTACCAAGTTGCTTCGGTTTGCGTCAAACCCTACTACGTGAAACGTGCCGCAGAGATCCTGGCCGGCAGTGACGTGCTGGTCGGTACCGTCATCGGGTTCCCGCACGGCAGCAACACGACCGAGGTAAAACGGTACGAAACAGAGCAGGCCTGTCGCGATGGAGCTGCTGAAAT
The window above is part of the Bremerella cremea genome. Proteins encoded here:
- a CDS encoding sugar phosphate isomerase/epimerase family protein, which gives rise to MMQLGFVSAILPEADLEQVFVTAAAYDYDCVEVACWPFSGPDQKFGGTAHIDVANLNATYREEIKHLIHKYEVQISALAYYPNPLSPNPEEAKVASEHIRQVIVAAAVLGIGQMNTFIGRDPAQTVDANWPRMLDTWGPLVEYAAQHEVKIGIENCPMLFNDQQWPGGLNLATTPAIWRRLFQDLPSPNLGLNYDPSHLVWQQIDYLYPMREFASRLFHVHAKDTRVDWHALKDAGIFALPPHFHADKLPGLGDVDWGSFIATLGNVGYRGPVCVEVEDATYEGSLDDRYLALKHSSHYLRNFIPRRYPKNPSRK